The Candidatus Aegiribacteria sp. genome contains the following window.
GGCAATTGTTGAGATCACTCCAAGGTTAGACTGAAATCCGGTGCTAAAAGTTATTGCCATTTCCTTGTCCAGAAATTTGGCAAGTCTATCTTCAAGCTCAATATGAAGATCAAGTGTGCCGTTAAGGAAACGACTGCCTGTACAACCCGTGCCGTATTTATCGATAGCTTCCTTTGCTCTCTCCATAATAACCGGATGGTCTGTCAGTCCAAGGTAATTGTTGGAACCCAGCATGATGATGCTGTGTCCGTCGATCTCCATCTCAGCCCCTACATGACCTCCGAGAGGCACAAAATATGGATAGAGACCGGACTCTCGAACCTTCTCCAATCTGTCAAACTCGGAACACTTCTGGAAGACATCTCTTTGCGCGTTTTCCATTTTCCACCTTGCCATCGGTTAAATCAACATGTAGCATTGCGCAGGAAGTTAATCAGGATGTTCACGCAAGTCAACGGATTCCGGTGATTATGAATAAATCAGTACTTACAGGAGCTTCCGGTTTTCTGGGAAGCCACATAGCGGAAATACTCATTAATGCGGGTATATCCACCTATGTATTACTCAGGCAATATTCATCCGTATCGAATATACCACCGGAATGCACAGTAAGCCGAGTCGATTTTATGAACCCTGATTCAATTGGCTCCGTTCTGGCAAACGCGAATGTGATTATTCATTCAGCCGGTGCGACAAGCGCCGGCAGCCAGGAGGAATTCGATCAAGCTAACGCGCTGATAACCAGGAACATGCTCATTGCCAGAGAGAAATTCGCCAGTGATGCTTTATTCATTTTCATATCCAGCCAGGCAGCATCTGGTCCGGGGGGAACAGGACCGGTAACCAACTACGGAAGAAGCAAACTGCTGGGTGAATATGCCGTCAGAGATACCGAGAACTGGATAATCGTCAGACCACCTGCGATATTCGGGCCGCGTGATCCTGCCTCTACCCCGATACTAAGGCTTGCACTGAAAGGTCTTTTCGTATCGCCATGGATAAACAGAGGGGGATTCGCTCTTGCCTATGCGCCAGACCTCTCGCGATTGATAGCACACCTACCTGAATATCCGGAAGCTGTTGGCAAAACCCTTGAACCATCCTACGGCAGGCTCTTTTCCTGGAAGGACTTTCATAGACTTCTGCAGCAGGCAGCAAAAAGAAGGATCTTTCATCTGAGAATACCTCCATTTCTGATTAACTCAGCCGGATTCATGTCAGAGGCACTCTCTTCAATGATCGGTGCAACCCCGTTCTTCAGCAGGGACAAATGTAAAGAACTCCTGGCTCATGACTGGAAACTGGAGAATGGACTGACGGAAAAGATAACCGGCTGGAAACCAGCCATCCCTGTAGAACAGGCACTGGAAGAGACCTTCAACTGGATACGAAGTAAATCATAAAGAGATCTTTGACATAGCATATTTCGATTTGATGGCGAAGCACATAAGGTTGATCTTGCTATATATATTATACATTGTGATATATTCTCTTACAGATAACTACATACACATATCCAATCAATACCAGAAACCTGGCATACTCGTCAGCGGGCCTGCGGTCTCTCCCAAAGATATCCCTGAAACCGTGATTCAGGCTTCTGAATCAGTTGCCGGCGCTGCGGAACCAATATCGGAAGTATCGTTGATGTTCCCGCTGTCAGGAATGGCTTGAAATCAAGATTCCTATTGCTCTCGCTTTCGATGTCGAAGAAGCCGTCTGTGCCTATAAACATCCCCCGTATCGGGACACCGCTCTCATCGATCTCTACCAAGAAGATCCTGCCCGTGCCGCCGTAATCCGTATGCCCCACTCCGACACAGGTGCCGTTTCCGACAACCATGACATCGCGGTACCACTGTGATTCGTACTCGCGAAGTTTCCCACTACACCGAACCGCTGCTATCGAGCCTTGATACCGAAGAACTCCATTTCAGTAACAGTGTTGTTACTTCTCAATCAGTTGGGTATTGTAGCGTTCTATCAGTCAGAACCAACCATTACTACAGGGAGACGGGAGAATCGCACTGCCATACGGAAAATATAGAAAATGCAGAGTCGCGAGGAGGCTCTACCGCAGCCTCCGGATATCCTTTCCAGATTAAATATGTTGATGAACAACAGATTAAAATTAGGAAGCGCCATCCCCTCCGACCGAGATGGCATTATCACTGATGCCAAAAGGTCATCAAAGGCTGCAAACAGCGGATTCATGCTTGTTGGTCAGTTTATAGGAAAAGGTTCTCTTTTCGTA
Protein-coding sequences here:
- a CDS encoding NAD-dependent epimerase/dehydratase family protein; this translates as MNKSVLTGASGFLGSHIAEILINAGISTYVLLRQYSSVSNIPPECTVSRVDFMNPDSIGSVLANANVIIHSAGATSAGSQEEFDQANALITRNMLIAREKFASDALFIFISSQAASGPGGTGPVTNYGRSKLLGEYAVRDTENWIIVRPPAIFGPRDPASTPILRLALKGLFVSPWINRGGFALAYAPDLSRLIAHLPEYPEAVGKTLEPSYGRLFSWKDFHRLLQQAAKRRIFHLRIPPFLINSAGFMSEALSSMIGATPFFSRDKCKELLAHDWKLENGLTEKITGWKPAIPVEQALEETFNWIRSKS